A genomic segment from Leptolyngbya boryana PCC 6306 encodes:
- a CDS encoding sensor histidine kinase, with amino-acid sequence MISSPSNNGFSQQLDAIRQRIAVIRDRVLSQSNLSLSSEIHEEFQSALNVLESAQTVIQQAETSLDVAQLRASVREKEILLREIHHRVKNNLQVVSSLLDLQAMRTQDPTVQTILRNNQSRIRSIALVHERLSQSSQITRINLGEYIQSLTAILVRIYAIEPNRITFRTEIQGEIELSSNRAVPVGLILNELVSNALKHGLAGEFGEITVSLRITDAQITLIVSDSGERFPTDLDLMSPRSLGFQLINSLVQQIDGILTVSRIPNTMIAVRFSANDLQES; translated from the coding sequence CTAGTCCGAGTAATAATGGGTTTTCCCAGCAGTTAGATGCCATTCGGCAACGTATTGCTGTCATTCGAGATCGAGTGTTGTCGCAGTCTAATTTAAGTCTGTCCAGTGAGATTCACGAAGAGTTCCAGTCTGCGCTCAACGTGCTCGAAAGTGCTCAGACGGTGATTCAGCAAGCAGAAACGAGTTTAGACGTTGCTCAACTTCGAGCGTCTGTGCGAGAAAAAGAGATTTTACTGCGTGAGATTCACCATCGGGTGAAAAACAATTTGCAAGTCGTTTCGAGTTTGCTCGATCTGCAAGCAATGCGAACACAAGATCCGACTGTGCAAACGATCTTGCGAAATAATCAGAGCCGGATTCGATCGATCGCGCTCGTTCACGAACGGCTTTCTCAGTCGAGTCAGATAACTCGAATCAATTTAGGCGAATACATTCAGAGCTTGACGGCAATTCTAGTGCGAATCTATGCGATCGAACCAAATCGCATTACCTTCCGGACTGAAATTCAAGGAGAGATTGAACTCTCCTCAAATCGAGCCGTTCCGGTCGGGTTAATTTTGAATGAGCTTGTTTCCAACGCTCTGAAACATGGCTTAGCGGGGGAATTTGGAGAAATTACCGTTTCATTGCGAATTACAGATGCTCAGATCACACTGATTGTCAGCGATAGCGGGGAGCGGTTTCCAACCGACTTAGATTTGATGTCGCCGCGATCACTGGGTTTTCAGTTGATTAATTCACTTGTACAGCAAATCGACGGCATTCTCACCGTCAGCCGCATTCCGAATACGATGATTGCCGTTCGATTTAGTGCTAATGACTTGCAGGAGTCGTAA